In Acidobacteriota bacterium, one genomic interval encodes:
- a CDS encoding S8 family serine peptidase, whose protein sequence is MSNPSTPLAQQGGSHASLAAAGGAEFVPGEVLIQFRAGTSDAEKGRARARVRAEFDETVAAADARSDGKGDLELARVPPGVTVAAAVRGLQSDPAVEFAEPNFVYYHAATSNDPYYTNGSLWGMYGDATAPANQYGSQAGEAWAANHTGSRSVVIGVIDEGIQFTHPDLGANVWTNPFDPADGIDNDGNGYVDDIHGWDFDGNNNTIYDGGKSGTADDHGTHVTGTIGAEGGNGAGVAGVNWQVTYISGKFLGRRGGTTANAVKAVNYFTDLKIRHGLDLVATSNSWGGGGFSQALLDAITAGARNNILFVAAAGNGGSDGVGDNNDTTASYPSNYDTTAGAGWDAVIAVAALRSDGTLASFSNYGAKTVDLAAPGSGVYSTTAFNTYSSYSGTSMATPHVSGGAALYAATHADRGASLKAAILNSVAPTASLAGKTVTGGRLNVSGF, encoded by the coding sequence ATGTCAAACCCCTCGACGCCCCTGGCGCAACAGGGCGGCAGCCACGCCAGCCTGGCGGCCGCCGGCGGGGCGGAGTTCGTGCCCGGTGAAGTGCTGATCCAGTTCCGCGCGGGGACGTCAGACGCGGAAAAAGGGCGCGCGCGCGCCCGCGTCAGAGCGGAGTTCGACGAAACGGTCGCTGCCGCGGACGCGCGCAGTGACGGCAAGGGCGATCTGGAACTCGCACGCGTGCCCCCCGGGGTCACGGTCGCCGCAGCGGTGCGCGGGCTGCAGTCCGACCCCGCGGTGGAATTCGCGGAACCGAACTTCGTCTACTACCACGCGGCCACATCGAACGACCCCTACTACACGAACGGCTCGCTGTGGGGCATGTACGGCGACGCCACCGCACCGGCGAACCAGTACGGCAGCCAGGCCGGCGAAGCGTGGGCGGCGAACCACACGGGATCGCGCAGCGTCGTCATCGGCGTGATCGACGAGGGCATCCAGTTCACACATCCGGACCTCGGCGCCAACGTCTGGACGAACCCGTTCGACCCCGCCGATGGCATCGACAATGACGGCAACGGCTACGTCGACGACATCCACGGATGGGATTTCGACGGCAACAACAACACCATCTACGACGGCGGCAAGAGCGGGACCGCGGACGACCACGGCACGCACGTGACCGGCACGATTGGCGCCGAGGGTGGCAACGGGGCCGGCGTGGCCGGCGTCAACTGGCAGGTGACGTATATCTCGGGCAAGTTCCTCGGACGCCGCGGCGGCACGACCGCCAACGCGGTCAAAGCCGTGAATTACTTCACGGACCTGAAGATCCGCCACGGCCTCGACCTCGTCGCGACCAGCAATTCGTGGGGTGGCGGCGGATTCTCGCAGGCGCTCCTGGATGCGATCACCGCTGGCGCCCGGAACAACATCCTGTTCGTCGCCGCGGCGGGCAATGGCGGCTCGGACGGCGTGGGCGACAATAACGACACGACGGCCAGCTACCCGAGCAACTACGACACGACCGCGGGTGCGGGCTGGGATGCGGTGATCGCGGTGGCGGCGCTCAGAAGCGACGGAACGCTCGCGTCCTTCTCCAACTACGGCGCGAAGACCGTCGACCTGGCCGCGCCCGGCTCCGGCGTGTATTCGACGACCGCCTTCAACACGTATTCGTCCTACAGCGGGACGTCGATGGCGACCCCGCACGTCAGCGGCGGCGCGGCCCTGTATGCCGCGACGCACGCCGACCGCGGCGCGTCTCTCAAGGCCGCGATCCTGAACAGCGTGGCGCCGACCGCCTCGCTCGCCGGCAAGACGGTCACGGGAGGACGGCTCAACGTAAGCGGGTTCTAG
- a CDS encoding DUF1697 domain-containing protein, translating to MFAGLPDLLLDARLDRVHVRPHGLQHFQIIVVANNRSRPRARELAAAKADRLGRPREGCQEKLVALVVLLRGVNVGGCRTFRPSTLAEQLKHLDAINIGAAGTFVIRRPVARAQLRAELARRLPFDTEIMICEGREIVRLMSHNHFADQPARPDVVRFVSVLSRRPRSAPSMPMFFPSSDKWLLKILARDDRFVFGVYRRQMKAISYLGAFDRIFGVPVTTRNWNTITAIATALARPV from the coding sequence TTGTTTGCTGGCCTGCCTGATCTCCTCCTGGACGCGCGCCTCGATCGCGTTCACGTGCGTCCGCACGGCCTTCAGCACTTTCAGATAATCGTCGTGGCCAATAATCGCTCGCGCCCTAGGGCACGAGAGCTCGCAGCCGCGAAGGCGGACCGGCTCGGCAGGCCGCGCGAAGGCTGTCAGGAGAAACTCGTGGCACTCGTGGTTCTTCTGAGAGGGGTGAACGTCGGCGGGTGCAGAACCTTCCGACCGAGTACGCTCGCCGAACAGTTGAAGCATCTCGATGCCATCAACATCGGCGCGGCGGGCACCTTCGTGATCCGGCGGCCAGTCGCCCGAGCGCAACTCCGCGCTGAACTGGCACGCAGGCTTCCCTTTGATACTGAGATCATGATCTGCGAGGGCCGCGAGATTGTGCGGCTGATGTCCCACAATCATTTCGCGGACCAGCCCGCGCGACCCGACGTCGTCCGCTTCGTGAGCGTCCTGTCCCGGCGTCCGCGCTCGGCGCCGTCGATGCCCATGTTCTTTCCCTCCAGCGACAAGTGGCTGCTGAAGATCCTTGCGAGAGACGACCGGTTCGTCTTCGGCGTGTACCGGCGCCAGATGAAGGCCATCAGCTACCTCGGCGCGTTCGACCGGATCTTTGGGGTGCCGGTCACCACGCGCAACTGGAATACCATCACCGCGATCGCCACCGCGCTGGCCCGCCCCGTGTAG
- a CDS encoding Fic family protein translates to MATPQEKLAESLDALHALQARSVVAIRSADLSRTHRERLLGAGFLREVIKGWYIPARPDEAPGDSTPWYASFWDFCAAYLAARFGKDWCLSPEQSLSLHAGNRAVPAQLLVRTPKGGNKPTALPHGTSLFDVRYAMPKDSEVVERDGLRLFSVPAALVTISEQHFGRAATDVRAAMAGVKDASDVLAVLLEGGHSTIAGRLAGAFRNVGQERIADEILKTMAAAGYTVRESDPFEDRPGIVLAGRDISPYVNRIRLMWDAMRQPALDVFPAAPGLSRELETYLKAVEEVYVNDAYHSLSIEGYRVSRELIERVRSGAWNPDQNAEDRENRNALAARGYYDAFGAVKASIGRVLRGDNPGMVSHDDHSGWYRRLFGPSVSAGIISAADLAGYRSGPVYIRRSMHVPPPREAVRDCMPALFELLASEPEPAVRAVLGHFVFVYIHPYMDGNGRMGRFLMNVMMAAGGYPWTIVPLERRDEYMATLESASVKQDIGPFAAFIGGLVRDGLQGKPPPPVPLPRARS, encoded by the coding sequence ATGGCAACGCCGCAGGAAAAGCTGGCTGAGTCTCTTGATGCCCTGCACGCGCTGCAGGCGCGCAGCGTCGTGGCAATCCGCTCCGCTGATTTGAGTCGTACGCACCGCGAGCGCCTGCTCGGCGCCGGTTTCCTGCGGGAAGTGATCAAGGGCTGGTACATCCCCGCGCGGCCGGACGAGGCGCCGGGCGACAGCACGCCGTGGTACGCCTCGTTCTGGGATTTCTGCGCCGCCTATCTGGCCGCGCGCTTCGGGAAGGACTGGTGCCTTTCTCCCGAGCAATCGCTCTCCTTGCACGCCGGTAACAGGGCCGTGCCGGCGCAGTTGCTCGTGCGCACGCCCAAGGGCGGCAACAAGCCCACCGCGCTGCCGCATGGCACGTCGCTGTTTGATGTGCGCTATGCGATGCCCAAAGACAGCGAGGTCGTCGAGCGCGATGGTCTGCGGCTGTTCTCAGTTCCGGCGGCGCTGGTGACGATATCGGAGCAGCACTTCGGCCGCGCGGCAACGGATGTGCGCGCAGCCATGGCGGGCGTCAAGGACGCCTCTGACGTGCTCGCCGTCCTGCTCGAGGGCGGCCACAGCACGATCGCCGGGCGCCTGGCCGGCGCGTTCCGCAATGTCGGACAGGAGCGTATCGCCGACGAGATTCTCAAAACGATGGCGGCGGCCGGCTACACGGTGCGGGAGAGTGATCCGTTTGAGGACCGGCCGGGCATCGTGCTGGCCGGGCGTGACATTTCGCCCTACGTGAACCGCATCCGCTTGATGTGGGATGCGATGCGTCAGCCTGCGCTGGATGTGTTTCCTGCCGCGCCCGGACTCTCCCGCGAGCTGGAGACGTATCTGAAAGCCGTTGAGGAAGTGTATGTGAACGATGCCTACCACTCCCTGTCGATTGAGGGCTACCGGGTTAGCCGCGAGCTCATCGAACGCGTGCGCAGCGGTGCGTGGAATCCCGATCAGAACGCCGAGGATCGTGAGAACCGCAATGCGCTCGCCGCGCGCGGGTACTACGATGCATTCGGCGCTGTGAAGGCGAGTATCGGGAGAGTGCTGCGCGGCGACAATCCGGGGATGGTCAGCCACGATGATCACTCTGGCTGGTACCGGCGGCTGTTCGGACCGAGTGTGAGCGCGGGCATCATCAGCGCTGCCGATCTGGCGGGCTACCGCAGCGGACCGGTTTATATCCGGCGCTCGATGCATGTGCCGCCGCCGCGCGAGGCGGTGCGCGATTGCATGCCGGCGCTGTTCGAGCTTCTCGCGTCGGAGCCTGAACCGGCTGTGCGCGCCGTGCTCGGGCACTTCGTGTTCGTTTACATCCATCCCTATATGGACGGCAACGGAAGGATGGGGCGCTTCCTGATGAATGTGATGATGGCTGCGGGCGGCTATCCGTGGACCATCGTTCCCCTTGAGCGGCGTGACGAGTACATGGCCACGCTCGAATCCGCGAGCGTGAAGCAGGACATCGGCCCGTTTGCGGCTTTCATCGGCGGTCTGGTGCGCGACGGGCTGCAAGGCAAGCCGCCGCCGCCCGTGCCGCTTCCGCGCGCGCGGTCATGA
- the secG gene encoding preprotein translocase subunit SecG: MLYYLLASVYVLVCFLLLLVVLLQQGKGGDIASAFGGGGSTQSAFGARSAGTVLTRASAILGALFLIGALALAVYGQRGGASVVGQ, translated from the coding sequence ATGCTTTACTACCTGCTCGCCTCCGTGTACGTCCTCGTTTGCTTCCTGTTGCTGCTGGTCGTCCTGCTGCAGCAGGGCAAAGGGGGGGACATCGCCAGCGCGTTTGGCGGCGGCGGGAGCACGCAGTCGGCGTTTGGCGCCCGCAGCGCCGGCACGGTGCTGACGCGCGCCTCGGCCATTCTCGGCGCGCTGTTTCTCATCGGCGCGCTCGCGCTCGCCGTCTACGGCCAGCGCGGCGGCGCGTCGGTCGTCGGGCAGTAA
- a CDS encoding triose-phosphate isomerase — protein MRVPFIAANWKMYKTVHDAVVYIKEFRSLVKDIADAEIVIAPPFTAIHAAAEAARNANIGIAAQDMHWEREGAFTGQIGAAMIKEAGAEYVIIGHSERRRLFHETDATVNRKTIAALAAGLTPIVCIGETLEERERNETMAVLDRQMKDGLDAVTGEQVASLVVAYEPVWAIGTGRNATPAQANEAHAHIRSRLRQWFGGPAADQCHVIYGGSVKPDNARDLVALPDVDGALVGGASLEVRSFFEIVARSRQATV, from the coding sequence ATGCGTGTGCCGTTCATCGCCGCCAACTGGAAGATGTACAAGACCGTGCACGATGCGGTCGTCTACATCAAGGAATTCCGGAGCCTCGTGAAGGACATCGCCGATGCGGAGATCGTCATCGCGCCGCCGTTCACGGCGATCCATGCCGCCGCGGAGGCGGCGCGCAACGCCAATATCGGCATCGCCGCGCAGGACATGCACTGGGAGCGCGAGGGAGCGTTCACGGGGCAGATCGGCGCGGCGATGATCAAGGAGGCGGGGGCCGAGTACGTCATCATCGGCCACTCGGAGCGCCGCCGCCTGTTTCACGAGACGGATGCGACGGTCAATCGCAAGACGATTGCCGCGCTCGCGGCCGGGCTGACGCCCATCGTCTGCATCGGCGAGACCCTCGAGGAGCGCGAGCGCAACGAGACGATGGCGGTGCTCGACCGGCAGATGAAGGATGGGCTCGACGCGGTGACCGGCGAGCAGGTCGCCTCGCTCGTGGTCGCCTACGAACCGGTGTGGGCGATCGGCACCGGGCGAAACGCCACGCCGGCGCAGGCCAACGAGGCGCACGCGCACATCCGCTCGCGGCTGCGCCAGTGGTTCGGCGGCCCGGCGGCGGACCAGTGCCACGTGATTTACGGCGGCAGCGTCAAACCGGACAACGCGCGGGACCTCGTGGCGCTGCCCGACGTCGACGGCGCGCTGGTGGGCGGCGCCAGCCTCGAGGTGCGCAGCTTCTTCGAGATAGTGGCGCGAAGCCGGCAGGCCACGGTATAA
- a CDS encoding phosphoglycerate kinase, with protein MKKTIRDIDVRGKRVFLRVDFNVPIRGGRITDETRITASLPTITHALDQGATVICASHLGRPKGKPNPEMSLRPVAARLSELLRRPVEFAEDCVGDPAQAAVQRAGQHGPGGIVLLENLRFRPEEEQNDAGFARQLAALADVYVNDAFGSAHRAHASTEGIVHHVKTAAAGLLMAAEIEYLGRALGDPERPFVAVLGGAKVSDKLEVIQNLLARVDALVIGGAMAYTFLLARGVPVGASLVEADLQDAAREIERRARERGLDLELPIDHLVTAKLEAGAPHEMLNVGDAAIGQRMGVDIGPRTIGRYRGRIASAKTVVWNGPMGVFEIDDFARGTIELARAVADVNGTTIIGGGDSIAAVKKAGVAGRVTHISTGGGASLEFLGGRTLPGVAVLPDK; from the coding sequence GTGAAGAAGACCATCCGCGACATCGACGTGCGCGGGAAGCGCGTCTTCCTGCGCGTCGATTTCAACGTCCCGATCAGGGGAGGACGGATCACCGACGAGACGCGGATCACCGCGTCGCTGCCGACCATCACCCACGCGCTCGATCAGGGTGCGACGGTGATCTGCGCGTCGCATCTCGGGCGGCCCAAGGGGAAACCGAACCCCGAGATGAGCCTGCGTCCGGTGGCGGCGCGGCTGTCCGAGCTGCTGCGGCGTCCGGTCGAGTTCGCGGAAGACTGCGTGGGCGATCCGGCGCAGGCCGCCGTGCAGCGCGCGGGGCAGCATGGCCCCGGGGGAATCGTCCTGCTCGAGAACCTGCGGTTCCGCCCGGAGGAAGAACAGAACGACGCCGGCTTCGCGCGGCAACTCGCGGCGCTGGCTGACGTGTACGTCAACGACGCGTTCGGCTCGGCCCACCGCGCGCACGCCTCCACCGAGGGGATCGTGCACCACGTGAAGACGGCTGCCGCCGGGCTGCTGATGGCGGCCGAGATCGAGTACCTCGGCCGTGCGCTTGGAGACCCCGAGCGCCCCTTCGTGGCTGTGCTTGGCGGCGCGAAGGTGTCCGACAAGCTCGAAGTGATCCAGAATCTCCTCGCGCGGGTCGACGCGCTCGTCATCGGCGGGGCGATGGCGTACACGTTCCTGCTGGCGCGCGGCGTGCCCGTGGGCGCCTCGCTCGTGGAGGCGGACCTCCAGGACGCCGCGCGCGAGATCGAGCGCCGCGCGCGCGAGCGCGGCCTCGACCTGGAGCTGCCGATCGATCACCTCGTCACGGCGAAGCTCGAAGCGGGTGCGCCGCACGAGATGCTGAACGTGGGGGACGCGGCGATCGGGCAGCGGATGGGGGTCGACATCGGCCCGAGGACCATCGGCCGGTACCGGGGCCGGATCGCGTCGGCGAAGACGGTGGTCTGGAACGGGCCGATGGGAGTCTTCGAGATCGACGACTTCGCGCGCGGCACGATCGAGCTGGCCAGGGCCGTTGCCGACGTGAACGGCACGACGATCATCGGCGGCGGCGACTCGATTGCCGCGGTGAAGAAGGCCGGGGTGGCCGGCCGCGTGACGCACATCTCGACCGGTGGCGGCGCATCGCTGGAGTTCCTGGGCGGCCGCACGCTGCCGGGGGTGGCGGTGTTGCCCGATAAATGA
- the gap gene encoding type I glyceraldehyde-3-phosphate dehydrogenase, which produces MAIRVGINGFGRIGRNIMRAAMGSTDIDFVAVNDLTSAATLAHLLKYDSILGNLNAAIAAKGDTITVNSESFKVLSVKDPAQLPWKDLGVDVVFESTGLFTKRDDAAKHLAAGAKKVIITAPAKGPDVSLVLGVNADTYDPAKHQIISNASCTTNCLAPVAKVLHEAFGIKKGWMTTIHSYTNDQQLLDLPHKDLRRARAAAVSIIPTTTGAALAVGEVMPDLKGRLDGISMRVPTPNVSIVDLAAVLDKKTTADEVNAAFRQASTGSLKGLLQYSDEELVSIDFRGNPHSAILDAPYTKVMDGDFVKVLAWYDNEWGYSNRCVDLLRFMAKKGL; this is translated from the coding sequence ATGGCTATCAGGGTCGGAATTAACGGGTTCGGCCGTATCGGCCGCAACATCATGCGGGCCGCCATGGGCTCGACGGACATCGATTTCGTGGCGGTCAACGACCTCACGAGCGCCGCCACCCTGGCACACCTGCTCAAGTACGACTCGATCCTCGGGAACCTCAACGCCGCCATCGCGGCCAAGGGGGACACGATTACCGTCAACAGCGAAAGCTTCAAGGTGCTCTCGGTCAAAGACCCGGCCCAGCTCCCCTGGAAGGATCTCGGCGTCGACGTCGTCTTCGAGTCCACCGGCCTCTTCACCAAGCGCGACGACGCCGCCAAGCACCTGGCGGCCGGGGCGAAGAAGGTCATCATCACGGCGCCGGCCAAGGGACCCGACGTGAGCCTCGTGCTCGGCGTCAACGCCGACACGTACGACCCGGCGAAGCACCAGATCATCTCCAACGCGTCGTGCACGACCAATTGCCTGGCGCCGGTCGCGAAGGTGCTCCACGAGGCGTTCGGGATCAAAAAGGGCTGGATGACGACCATCCACTCCTACACGAACGACCAGCAGCTGCTCGACCTGCCGCACAAGGACCTGCGGCGCGCGCGCGCCGCGGCAGTCTCGATCATTCCGACCACGACCGGCGCGGCGCTCGCGGTCGGCGAGGTCATGCCGGACCTGAAGGGAAGACTGGACGGCATCTCGATGCGGGTGCCGACGCCCAACGTGTCGATCGTGGACCTGGCGGCCGTCCTCGACAAGAAGACGACGGCAGACGAGGTGAACGCGGCGTTCAGGCAGGCGTCCACCGGATCGCTGAAGGGGCTGCTCCAGTATTCGGACGAGGAACTCGTCTCGATCGACTTCCGCGGCAATCCACACTCGGCGATTCTCGACGCGCCGTACACGAAGGTCATGGACGGCGACTTCGTGAAGGTCCTCGCGTGGTACGACAACGAGTGGGGCTACTCCAACCGCTGCGTCGACCTGCTCCGGTTCATGGCGAAAAAGGGCCTGTAG
- a CDS encoding 3-deoxy-D-manno-octulosonic acid transferase, whose protein sequence is MYLLYSTASVLFVLLVSPYFLYQAVRYKKYIGSLRQRLGYLPVSFNLDADESIWIHAVSVGEALTARALIEQLRARYPRLRVFLSTTTMTGQQVAKTHVRGVDGVFFFPFDLGFIVRRTLRIVRPKLFVVMETEPWPNLLRECRRRGVRTLLVNGRISSRSYPRYRLARAFFRRVLVDLDRACMQSEESARRLIDIGIDPKKVTVTGSLKFDSLELPGHGEAAAAARGSYRVLRYFRVPDERPVIIAASTLRGEEEPVLRAFARVKREIPAALLVIAPRKPERFAEAEALAIDAGFTVAKRTELPVDGAPRTDVVILDTIGELAQLYQVATAVFVGGSLVDAGGHNILEPAVFGKPIVIGPHMSNFAEIARAFVENGAAEQVPDAAALEAALLALVTDPVRRARLGAAARALVEANRGARGRTLEVVADLLPYEGHSGHGVVRPFRRVH, encoded by the coding sequence GTGTATCTCCTCTACAGCACTGCCTCGGTCCTCTTCGTCCTGCTGGTTTCGCCGTACTTTCTGTACCAGGCGGTCCGGTACAAGAAGTACATCGGCAGCCTCCGCCAGCGGCTCGGGTACCTGCCCGTGTCGTTCAACCTGGACGCCGACGAGTCGATCTGGATCCACGCGGTCTCGGTGGGGGAGGCGCTGACCGCACGGGCGCTCATCGAGCAGCTCCGGGCTCGATATCCCCGGCTGCGGGTCTTCCTGTCCACGACGACCATGACCGGGCAGCAGGTGGCGAAGACGCACGTCCGCGGCGTGGACGGCGTGTTCTTCTTTCCCTTCGACCTGGGCTTCATCGTCCGGCGGACGCTCCGGATCGTGCGGCCGAAGCTCTTCGTCGTCATGGAGACCGAGCCGTGGCCCAACCTGCTGCGGGAATGCCGCCGGCGCGGGGTGCGGACGCTGCTCGTCAACGGCCGCATCTCGTCGCGGTCGTACCCGCGTTACCGCCTGGCACGCGCCTTCTTCCGGCGCGTGCTCGTCGATCTCGACCGCGCCTGCATGCAGAGCGAGGAATCGGCGCGGCGGCTGATCGACATCGGCATCGACCCGAAGAAGGTGACGGTCACCGGCAGCCTGAAGTTCGACTCGCTCGAGCTGCCGGGCCACGGCGAGGCCGCGGCGGCCGCGCGCGGCAGCTACCGCGTGCTGCGATACTTCCGGGTGCCGGACGAGCGGCCGGTCATCATCGCGGCGAGCACGCTCAGGGGAGAAGAGGAGCCGGTGCTGCGTGCCTTCGCGCGCGTCAAGCGCGAGATCCCGGCGGCGCTGCTCGTCATCGCGCCACGAAAGCCCGAGCGGTTCGCGGAGGCCGAGGCGCTCGCGATCGACGCGGGCTTCACGGTGGCGAAGCGGACCGAACTGCCGGTCGACGGCGCGCCGCGGACCGACGTCGTCATTCTCGACACGATTGGGGAGCTTGCGCAGCTGTACCAGGTGGCGACGGCGGTGTTCGTCGGCGGCAGCCTGGTGGACGCCGGCGGGCACAACATCCTCGAGCCGGCCGTGTTCGGCAAGCCGATCGTCATCGGGCCGCACATGTCGAACTTCGCGGAGATCGCGCGCGCCTTTGTCGAGAACGGCGCGGCGGAGCAGGTGCCCGACGCCGCCGCCCTCGAGGCCGCGTTGCTCGCGCTCGTCACCGACCCGGTCCGCCGGGCGCGCCTCGGCGCCGCGGCCCGCGCCCTCGTTGAAGCGAACCGCGGCGCCCGCGGGCGGACGCTGGAGGTTGTCGCCGACCTGCTTCCCTACGAAGGTCACTCCGGCCACGGCGTCGTGCGGCCGTTCCGGCGGGTCCATTGA
- the lpxK gene encoding tetraacyldisaccharide 4'-kinase, with translation MISTLVAAFARRRRAACAAHPERRRRLERPVISIGNLSMGGTGKTPLVAHVARLLLAAGHRPAILSRGYARPRVLEGVVVVSDGTRALAPYATAGDEPLMLARQVPGCAVVVAPDRYVAGALAERRLGCTVHVLDDGFQHLSLARALDIVIVSGRDMRDRVLPFGRLREPLDALAAADALVAQAGDEVDPGGRPLFRMMRRVAERRDEPALAFAGIGRPAAFFQALEEAGWTVVARVEFADHHSYSARDLERLARDATRAGARILVTTEKDAVRLETLPPPALPLVAAPLEVSVEPAAEFAAMLHAACGRGSATS, from the coding sequence TTGATCTCCACCCTAGTGGCCGCCTTCGCGCGGCGCCGCCGTGCTGCCTGCGCCGCGCACCCGGAGCGTCGCCGCCGGCTGGAGCGGCCCGTCATCAGCATCGGCAACCTCTCCATGGGCGGGACGGGAAAGACGCCGCTCGTCGCACACGTCGCCAGGCTGCTGCTCGCCGCGGGGCATCGACCCGCGATCCTCAGCCGCGGGTATGCCCGCCCGCGGGTCCTCGAGGGGGTCGTGGTGGTCAGCGACGGCACACGCGCGCTCGCGCCGTACGCGACCGCGGGCGACGAGCCGCTCATGCTCGCGCGCCAGGTGCCGGGTTGTGCGGTGGTGGTCGCTCCCGACCGCTACGTGGCGGGAGCGCTTGCCGAACGCCGGCTCGGCTGCACGGTGCACGTGCTCGACGACGGGTTCCAGCACCTGTCGCTGGCGCGCGCGCTCGACATCGTCATCGTGAGCGGGCGCGACATGAGGGATCGCGTGCTGCCGTTCGGCCGCTTGCGCGAGCCGCTCGACGCGCTGGCCGCCGCCGATGCCCTCGTCGCGCAGGCCGGCGATGAGGTGGACCCGGGCGGACGGCCGCTGTTCCGGATGATGCGGCGCGTCGCGGAGCGGCGCGACGAGCCGGCGCTGGCCTTTGCCGGCATCGGCCGGCCGGCCGCCTTTTTCCAGGCGCTCGAGGAAGCGGGGTGGACGGTCGTGGCACGCGTGGAATTCGCGGATCACCATTCGTACTCGGCGCGCGATCTCGAACGCCTTGCGCGCGACGCGACGCGGGCGGGCGCGCGCATCCTGGTGACCACCGAGAAAGACGCGGTGCGGCTCGAAACGCTGCCGCCGCCCGCCCTGCCCCTGGTCGCCGCGCCGCTCGAGGTCAGCGTCGAGCCGGCCGCCGAATTCGCAGCCATGCTGCACGCGGCCTGCGGCAGAGGGAGCGCGACATCGTGA